DNA sequence from the Methanoculleus sp. 7T genome:
CATGATCGGCCGTGAGACTCCCGCAGTTGCTGAATGGGGGATTGAGGCCTGATGACGAACCCGATGCAGGAACTTCACATCGCCAAGGTCGTCGTCCACATGGGCGTCGGCGAGAGCGGTGACCGTCTTGTCAAGGGCGAGGCCATCCTCAAGGAGATCACCGGCGGGAACCCCATCCGCTCCATTG
Encoded proteins:
- the rplE gene encoding 50S ribosomal protein L5; this translates as MQELHIAKVVVHMGVGESGDRLVKGEAILKEITGGNPIRSI